Below is a genomic region from Rhodospirillum centenum SW.
AGATGCCGAAACGGCCGCCGGGGTCCAGCCCGCGCAGGGCCGCCAGGATGTGGTCGCGGGCCATGCCCATGGCCCGCTCCTCCAGCCAGCCCGAGACCTCGCTCGGGTTGATGACGACGATTTCCGGCCCGTCCGGCTCGCTCAGGCGCTCGGCCAGGGCTTTGGCGATGCTCCGGCCCGCGAGATACTGCGCCTCGATGTAGAGGCAGCGGCGGGCACTGCGGATCGCCTCCAGCCAGAGGGTTTCCACTTCGTGCGCCGCGGGCTGGTCGCCATAGGCCGGCTGCGTGCGGGCGATGCCGACGGGCAGGTCGCGGAGAAGGGGGGTGAGATCCGCCGGCCAGGGATCGGAACCGGCGGGCGGGGGCGGCAGCCGGTCGCCCGTGGCGGACTCCCAGCGGTCGCGGGCAAGCCGGCCGAGCGCCCGGGCGGCATCGCCGTCCACGGCCATGGTGACATCGTGGAAGGGGCCGTAGCGGGCGCCGCCGGGCCTGCGCCGGAAATGCTCGGAATCATGGTGGGCGCGGGTGTCCCAGCGGTCCGTCGTCACGTCGATGCCGCCGCAGAAGGCCAGCGCGTCGTCGATGACGACGATCTTCTGATGATGGCAGGCCCCGACGGGATGGTCGGAGGCCAGCCGGTACTGCAAGCGGTCACCCGAGCGCAGATCGAGCAGGAACAGCGGCACCATTCCGCGCGCCGCAGCCTGAAAGACGCTCAGCCGCCATTTCAGCACATGCACCCGCAGGTCGGGGCGCGAGCGCACCAGCATGGACAGCAGGCTGCCCAGCTTCTGCGGCTGCCCGGCCTCGCGGCGGGCCGGTTCCAGACGGATCCGGGTATCGAAGTCCCAGGCGATCAGCAGGACCTGATGACGGGCCTTGAGCAGCGCCCGTTTCAGGACCGCGAAATAGTCGGCCGCGTCCACGATGGGCGCGATCCTGTCAGCCCGGGCGATGCGCCAGCAGGTATCGCCCGGGCGCAGCAGGCTGTCGGCCTGTGACGCCCGGGCGTCCGGTCGGAGACGCGGAGATGTTTCCGCCAGCGTCATGCCGGGAGGCGTGGCGTCTAGCGGGTGATGTCCTTGGCGGTCTGCTTGACGTCGCCCTTGACCTGCTGCGCACGGCCTTCGACGCGGTCAGCCTTGCCTTCCCGCTGGAGGTCCTTGTCGCCGAGGGCTTCGCCGGCCGTCTCCTTGACGTCGCCCTTGATCTCCCCGACCTTGCCGGAGACCTTGTCCTTGTTCGTCATGTCCGGTTTTCCCTTCGCTGGGCGCCATCGTGGCGCGAGCATGGGGTGAACAGCCGGATCGGGAAAACGTCACGCAGCCGGTCGCTCAGGCTTCGAAGGCCGTCCAGTGGTAGCCGTCGGGGGCGACGAAGGCGCAGGCCGGGCGGCCGAACTCATCTTCGACCACCGGCGTCACCTCGCCGGCTCCCGCCGCCGCGATCCGCTCCCGCAACGCGGCCAGCCCGTGGACCCGCAGGCAGTAGCCGGACAGGCCGAGCTGTCCGGGCCGGCTCTCCCGGCGGGCGTCGGGCAGGGCGCTGGCGCTGCGGAAGCGCAGAACGCGCAGACGCGCCGCCCGGACCGGGGCGGGATCGGTCGCGGCCACCGCCGCGTCGAAATCCACCAGCCCGTGCCACTCCCCCTCCCGCAGATCCAGCAGGCGGGGAGCGCCCCGGGACGGATCGTAGGGCAGGGACTGGTCGGTGGCGCGCTGCAGTCCGAGGGTCCGGTCGTAGAATTCCAGGATCTCCGGCCGGTCATCCTGGATCACCATGCCGAAATGCATGGCCGGTCCCGTCCGCATCAGGCAGGCCGGGTTGATCGTCGGCTGCGCCCGGCCGCTGCCGCTGAAGATCTGGACGCAGAGCAGCCGCCACAGCGGCTGCGTCAGGGTCATCTGGCGCGTGGCCGGCACCGGCTGGTCGAACGGGCGCAGCGCCGCCTCCGGACGCTGCGGCGGCACATGCACGGGGTCCACGAAGCCGATGGGACCGCCCTGGGCGCGCAGCACCTCGGCATGGTTGGCGATGTTCAGGATGTCGTCGGTCAGGCACGCCAGCCAGCGGTTCCCCTGCACCCGCCAGGGGCCGGTTCCCAGGCCGGGACCGGCCGGCCGGTCCCAGACCATCAGGCGCAGCAGGCCCTGGTCGGCATCCTGGTGCAGCAGGCGGACGGAGTGCAGGGGGCTGTCCACCCCGTAGAGGGTGCGGGCGGCATCCGCGGCGAGCTGGCCGGCCGGTCCGACCCGGTAGCCGAACCTCTCCCAGTGGCGGATGGCAGCAACCGGATCGCGCACACCGATGAAGGCTTCCTGCACGCCACCGACAACACCGCTCCTGCCCGCATAGCGCTCGGCCATGGATTCGTCTCCCTTCGCCGTTCCCGGTCTGGCTGCCCGGAATGCTCGCCCCCCGACTTCAGGACAGACTCTTTCACGCCGATGGCGCTCTTCCAAATTCCATGCTCAATTGACAGGGCGGAACGTGTCGGATATGCGTCTGACACATTCGCCCTCTACCCATTGTGCATGGCGATGCGGCGGACAGAAAGTGGCTGAAAAACGCCCTTGCGAAGGTTAAGCTGCCGAACCAGTCCGGCGGACGTGTCGAAGCGGGAGGAACCCGCGGACAGTCCGTCGGACCCTCAAGAAAATCAAGGCCGCATACCGGAGCAAGGCAGGAGGGCCAAGGGAACACGCCATGGTATATAGTAAATGATACGTTCAGTGAAATAATTCACCGGATATCAGCACAGATAATGTGCATCAAGGCGCCAAACTAGGCGCCCTAGGGCAGTTGGAGACTACATGACCCAGTCGAACCGCGCGCGGTGTGCGGCCGTCGTGGCCGTGACCGCATTCCTGCTGGCCGGCGCCGGAACCGCCCAGGCCCAGCAGATCGAGCAGCTCATCGACCTGGAGAAGCAGGTCGCCCAGGCCGGTGCGCAGAGCCAGGCCAACGTGGACAAGATCGCGGACGAAACCGACCGGCTCCTTCAGGAGTACCGGACGGTGATGACGCAGATCGACAACATCAAGGTCTACAACGCGCAGCTCCAGGACCTCGTGAAGGCCCAGGGGACCGAGCGGGACTCGCTGGCGACTCAGATCGAGAACGTCAGTGCCGTCGAGCGTGAGATCGTTCCGCTGATGCAGCGCATGATCGGCACGCTGGAGCAGTTCGTGAGCCTGGACGTGCCCTTCCTCAGCCAGGAGCGGCAGGACCGGGTTCAGAGCCTGCGCGCTCTGATGGCCCGCGCGGATGTCTCCACCTCGGAGAAGTACCGCCGCCTGATGGAAGCCTTCCAGATCGAGAACGAGTACGGCCGCACCATCGAGGCCTATGACGGCCCGCTGGAGCAGGACGGCCGCGTCCGCCAGGTGTCGTTCCTGCGCTTCGGTCGCGTGCTGCTGGCCTATCAGACCCTGGACGGCAAGGAACAGGGGATGTGGGACCAGCGTCAGCGCCAGTGGGTGGTGCTGCCCGAAAGCTACCGCGGCGCCATCCGTCAGGGTCTCGCCGTCGCGCGCAGGCAGGCCGCCCCTGACCTGATCGTTCTCCCCGTTCCGGCGCCGGAGGCCGCCCAATGATCCGCTTCACCCCGAAGATCCGCGGTCTTCTGATCGCCGGCGCCGTCGCCAGCCTGTTCACCGGCGTGCCGGCGGTGGCGCAGGACGCCTCTGCCCCCCAGACCCTGGATCAGCTCCTCCAGCAGGTCCGCCGCGGCAGCCAGGAAGCCGCCGAGCGCAACAAGCAGCGCGAGGCCGAGTTCCGCGCCGCCCGCAACGAGCAGGCGGCCATTCTGGACAAGGCCAAGGCGGCCCTGAACCAGGAGCTGTCGCGCTCGCAGCAGCTTGAGCAGGAGTTCGCCAAGGGCGAGCAGCAGCTCGGCGAGCTGACCGCGCAGCTCCAGGAGCGGATGGGCACCCTGGGCGAGCTGTTCGGCGTCGTCCGTCAGGTCGCCGGCGACACCCGCGGCGTGCTGGACGAGTCCCTGATCACCGGCCAGTTCCCGGGCCGCGCCAAGCCGCTGGAGCAGCTTTCCCAGAGCAAGGAGCTGCCGAGCATCCAGCAGCTTCAGGAACTCTGGTTCCTGCTTCAGCAGGAGATGACCGAGACCGGCCGCGTCGCCAAGTTCGACACCACCATCATCAACACCGACGGCGAGCAGCTCCAGGCCCCGGTCGTCCGCGTCGGCCCGTTCGTGGCCTTCACCGACGGCGCCTACCTGCGCTTCGAGCCGGGGCAGGCCAAGTTCGTCGAGCTGGGCCGCCAGCCCGCCGACCGTCTGGTCCGCCTGACCGGGCCGGCGCTTGAGGCGCAGAGCGGTCTGGTCGATGTCGGCATCGACCCGTCGCGCGGCCAGCTCCTCTCGCTGCTGATCCAGGAGCCGACCCTCAGCGAGCGCGTGGACCAGGGCGGCGTCGTCGGCTACGTCATCATCGGCATCGGTATCATCGGCGTCCTGCTGGCGCTGGAGCGGATGATCAACCTCTCCATCACCGGCGCCAAGGTCCGCGGCCAGATGAAGGCCAGCGAGATCCGCAAGAACAACCCGCTCGGCCGTGTCCTCGCCGTCTACGACGAGAACCAGCACGCCGACGTGGAGACTCTGGAGCTGAAGCTCGACGAGGCGATCCTGAAGGAGATCCCGAAGCTGGAGCGTGGCATCAGCACCATCAAGGTGTTCGCCGCCATCGCCCCGCTGCTGGGTCTGCTCGGCACCGTCACCGGCATGATCAAGACCTTCCAGGCGATCACGCTGTTCGGCACGGGCGATCCGAAGCTGATGGCCGGCGGCATCTCCGAAGCCCTGGTCACCACCGTTCTGGGTCTGGTCGTCGCCATTCCGATGGTGCTGCTCTACAGCCTCTGCGCCGGTCGCGCGAAGAGCGTGATCGAGGTGCTGGAGGAACAGAGCGCCGGCCTGATCGCGCAACGCGCAGACGAGGAGCATTTCCGTGACCGAGCTGCTTGAGGCACAGAGGGCGATCGGGATCTTCCTGGAGACCGGCGGTGACGTTCTCCTGCTGATCATGTTCGTCACCTTTGCCTTGTGGCTGCTGATCCTCGAGCGTTTCTACTTCAACCTGTTCCAGCATCGGAAACTGTTCAACGATACGGTCGCCAAGTGGGAGGCCCGCCAGGACAAGAAGTCCTGGTATGCCTCCCAGTACCGGACGATGCTGATCTCGCAGGCGAAGGCGAAGATCGAAGCGAATGTCTCGATGATCAAGACGCTGGTGGCGATGGCGCCGCTGCTCGGATTGCTGGGAACCGTGACGGGCATGGTCGAGGTTTTCGACGTGATGGCCGTTCTCGGTTCCGGCAACGCGCGGGCCATGGCTTCCGGCGTGTCCAAGGCAACGATCCCCACGATGTCGGGCATGGTGGTTGCGATCTCCGGCCTCTACTTCAGCTTCATGCTGAGGCGGCGGGCCGACCGCGAGGTCGAACGCCTCTCCGACACTTTGGTTCAGGAGTGAGTCCATGCGAGCAAAGCGCCATGCGGGTGGGGAGGAGCCGGAGATCGACCTGACCCCGATGCTCGACGTCGTCTTCATCATGCTGATCTTCTTCATCGTGACGGCGTCGTTCATCAAGGAAGCGGGTATCGACGTCTCCCGCCCGGACGCGGTGACCGCCGTGGTCCAGGAACGAGCCAACATCGTGGTCGCCGTCACCGAGAGCGGGGAGGTGTGGATCAACCGCCGTCAGATCGACCGGCGCGCGATCCGGGCCAACATCGAGCGTCTGCACGCCGAGAATCCCCAGGGTGCCGTCGTCATCACCGCCGACGAGAAGGCCGATGTCGGCCTGATGGTCGAGGTCATGGATCAGGCCCGTCAGGCGGGTGTCTACAACGTCTCGATCGCCGCGGACCAGAAGTGATCCCGGGTTCGCGGAGGAGGGCAAGGCCATGATAGCGCGCTACGCTACTGCGCTGCTTGCCGCGATCCTCGTTACCCTCGCCCTGTTCTGGCTGATGCAGTACCTGATCATCGGCCAGACGGCGAAGTTGGACGAGTCGGCACGCGTCAAGCTCATCGACTTCGTCCGTCTGCAACGCGACACGCAGACGGAGACGAAGGATCGCAAACCACCTGACCGGCCGCCGCCGCCGGAAACGCCGCCCGAGCCGCCGAAGATGACGGCGGACCCGACGGCGGCGCCCAGCGGCAACGCCGTGAACATCGACCCTGGTGCGCTCAACACCGGTCTCGACATCGCCGGCCCGGGGGCGATGGCCGTCGCGGACGCGGAAGCCATTCCGCTCTTCCGCATGGCCCCGCAGTATCCCGAGCGTGCCGCCTCCCGCGGTATCGAGGGTTACGTCGTGATGGAGTTCACCATCAACGAGACGGGCGGCGTGGATAACATCAAGGTCGTCGAGGCGAACCCGCCGGGCTATTTCGAGCGGGCCGCCGTGAAGGCCATGGAGAAGTGGAAGTACAAGCCGAAGATCGTCGACGGGAAGCCCGTGAAGCGCCACGGCGTCCAGAACAAGCTGACCTTCGAGCTGCAGAAGTAGGGAGAGGGGAAGCATGACGATGGATCACAGGCACGCTTCCTCCCGTCGCCGCCGCTGGCTGGCGGCTCTGCTGCTCGGCCTGCCGATGGCCGTTGCCGGTGTGTCCGGCACGGCCTACGCGCAGCGCGCGGCCGGCGACGATCAGAAGGCGGAGCAGGAAGACGCCGCGAAGAAGGGCCAGGTCCTGACCGAGCGGACGTTCAA
It encodes:
- a CDS encoding phospholipase D-like domain-containing protein is translated as MTLAETSPRLRPDARASQADSLLRPGDTCWRIARADRIAPIVDAADYFAVLKRALLKARHQVLLIAWDFDTRIRLEPARREAGQPQKLGSLLSMLVRSRPDLRVHVLKWRLSVFQAAARGMVPLFLLDLRSGDRLQYRLASDHPVGACHHQKIVVIDDALAFCGGIDVTTDRWDTRAHHDSEHFRRRPGGARYGPFHDVTMAVDGDAARALGRLARDRWESATGDRLPPPPAGSDPWPADLTPLLRDLPVGIARTQPAYGDQPAAHEVETLWLEAIRSARRCLYIEAQYLAGRSIAKALAERLSEPDGPEIVVINPSEVSGWLEERAMGMARDHILAALRGLDPGGRFGIYTPVTARGRGIFVHSKVLVVDDRLLRIGSSNINNRSMGFDTECDLAVEVPPDRPDSDTRRAALLDFRDGLAAEHLGCTVADLRGAMAAAGGSLVAAIEALRRRPGRTLVPLEADEVGVAEGFFVENELLDPERPRWPLQTLLHRVDWSWLNRRRRRASKPG
- a CDS encoding CsbD family protein translates to MTNKDKVSGKVGEIKGDVKETAGEALGDKDLQREGKADRVEGRAQQVKGDVKQTAKDITR
- a CDS encoding VOC family protein encodes the protein MAERYAGRSGVVGGVQEAFIGVRDPVAAIRHWERFGYRVGPAGQLAADAARTLYGVDSPLHSVRLLHQDADQGLLRLMVWDRPAGPGLGTGPWRVQGNRWLACLTDDILNIANHAEVLRAQGGPIGFVDPVHVPPQRPEAALRPFDQPVPATRQMTLTQPLWRLLCVQIFSGSGRAQPTINPACLMRTGPAMHFGMVIQDDRPEILEFYDRTLGLQRATDQSLPYDPSRGAPRLLDLREGEWHGLVDFDAAVAATDPAPVRAARLRVLRFRSASALPDARRESRPGQLGLSGYCLRVHGLAALRERIAAAGAGEVTPVVEDEFGRPACAFVAPDGYHWTAFEA
- a CDS encoding DUF3450 domain-containing protein; this translates as MTQSNRARCAAVVAVTAFLLAGAGTAQAQQIEQLIDLEKQVAQAGAQSQANVDKIADETDRLLQEYRTVMTQIDNIKVYNAQLQDLVKAQGTERDSLATQIENVSAVEREIVPLMQRMIGTLEQFVSLDVPFLSQERQDRVQSLRALMARADVSTSEKYRRLMEAFQIENEYGRTIEAYDGPLEQDGRVRQVSFLRFGRVLLAYQTLDGKEQGMWDQRQRQWVVLPESYRGAIRQGLAVARRQAAPDLIVLPVPAPEAAQ
- a CDS encoding MotA/TolQ/ExbB proton channel family protein, whose translation is MIRFTPKIRGLLIAGAVASLFTGVPAVAQDASAPQTLDQLLQQVRRGSQEAAERNKQREAEFRAARNEQAAILDKAKAALNQELSRSQQLEQEFAKGEQQLGELTAQLQERMGTLGELFGVVRQVAGDTRGVLDESLITGQFPGRAKPLEQLSQSKELPSIQQLQELWFLLQQEMTETGRVAKFDTTIINTDGEQLQAPVVRVGPFVAFTDGAYLRFEPGQAKFVELGRQPADRLVRLTGPALEAQSGLVDVGIDPSRGQLLSLLIQEPTLSERVDQGGVVGYVIIGIGIIGVLLALERMINLSITGAKVRGQMKASEIRKNNPLGRVLAVYDENQHADVETLELKLDEAILKEIPKLERGISTIKVFAAIAPLLGLLGTVTGMIKTFQAITLFGTGDPKLMAGGISEALVTTVLGLVVAIPMVLLYSLCAGRAKSVIEVLEEQSAGLIAQRADEEHFRDRAA
- a CDS encoding MotA/TolQ/ExbB proton channel family protein codes for the protein MTELLEAQRAIGIFLETGGDVLLLIMFVTFALWLLILERFYFNLFQHRKLFNDTVAKWEARQDKKSWYASQYRTMLISQAKAKIEANVSMIKTLVAMAPLLGLLGTVTGMVEVFDVMAVLGSGNARAMASGVSKATIPTMSGMVVAISGLYFSFMLRRRADREVERLSDTLVQE
- a CDS encoding ExbD/TolR family protein, with product MRAKRHAGGEEPEIDLTPMLDVVFIMLIFFIVTASFIKEAGIDVSRPDAVTAVVQERANIVVAVTESGEVWINRRQIDRRAIRANIERLHAENPQGAVVITADEKADVGLMVEVMDQARQAGVYNVSIAADQK
- a CDS encoding energy transducer TonB, whose translation is MIARYATALLAAILVTLALFWLMQYLIIGQTAKLDESARVKLIDFVRLQRDTQTETKDRKPPDRPPPPETPPEPPKMTADPTAAPSGNAVNIDPGALNTGLDIAGPGAMAVADAEAIPLFRMAPQYPERAASRGIEGYVVMEFTINETGGVDNIKVVEANPPGYFERAAVKAMEKWKYKPKIVDGKPVKRHGVQNKLTFELQK